A section of the Sceloporus undulatus isolate JIND9_A2432 ecotype Alabama chromosome 3, SceUnd_v1.1, whole genome shotgun sequence genome encodes:
- the NR0B1 gene encoding nuclear receptor subfamily 0 group B member 1 encodes MACRCCPEPRRQGSILYSILKSQAQGQPREEEEEQEEEEAKASLPEESQALGSSPGGGGRGCCCASGRRVCLRSPQAAGKAASAVLVKTLRFVKSLPCFQELPLEEQLLLVRSGWAPLLVLGLAQDRVPLETVEDPQPSMLQRLLTRKGHRQEEPPTPPNRASRPRLPSPEEIRAIQGFLAKCWSLGISTKEYAYLKGAVLFDPDLPGLHCVQYIQGLQQEAQQALNEHVRLIHRGDQARFAKLNVALSMLRSINANVIAELFFRPIIGTVNMDDMLLEMLCAKL; translated from the exons ATGGCTTGCCGCTGCTGCCCGGAGCCCCGAAGGCAGGGCAGCATCCTCTACAGCATCCTGAAGAGCCAGGCGCAGGGGCAgccccgggaggaggaggaggagcaggaggaggaggaggccaaggccTCCCTGCCCGAGGAGAGCCAGGCCCTGGGTTCGAGCCCCGGCGGGGGCGGCAGGGGCTGCTGCTGCGCCTCGGGGCGTCGGGTGTGCCTGCGGAGCCCCCAGGCGGCGGGCAAGGCGGCCTCGGCGGTGCTGGTGAAGACGCTGCGCTTCGTCAAGAGCCTGCCTTGCTTCCAGGAGCTGCCCCTGGAGGAGCAGCTGCTGCTGGTGCGGAGCGGCTGGGCGCCCCTGCTGGTGCTAGGCCTGGCCCAGGACCGCGTCCCCCTGGAGACCGTCGAGGACCCCCAGCCCAGCATGCTCCAGCGCCTCCTCACCCGAAAGGGGCACCGGCAAGAGGAGCCCCCGACGCCGCCCAACAGAGCCAGCCGCCCGAGGCTGCCCTCGCCCGAGGAGATCCGGGCCATCCAGGGTTTCCTGGCCAAGTGCTGGAGCCTGGGCATCAGCACCAAGGAGTACGCCTACCTCAAGGGCGCCGTGCTCTTCGACCCGG ATCTGCCAGGGCTGCACTGTGTACAGTACATCCAGGGACTGCAGCAAGAAGCACAGCAAGCCCTAAACGAACATGTCAGACTGATTCACAGAGGGGATCAGGCCAGATTTGCTAAACTTAATGTGGCTTTGTCCATGCTCAGATCCATTAATGCCAATGTTATTGCAGAACTCTTCTTTAGGCCCATCATTGGGACAGTAAATATGGATGACAtgctgttggagatgctttgtgCAAAATTATGA